In Dehalococcoidia bacterium, the genomic stretch CGACGACTCGCTTTACTCTCGGACCGCCTCGATGTGCAGGACGACGCTGACGCGGTCGCCGACCACCACCGTGCCCGACTCCAGCACCGCGTTCCACTTCAGGCCGAACTCCTTGCGGCTGATTGCCGTCTCCGCCGTGAAGGCAACCACCTCGCCAGCCGTCCCGTGCGAACGGCCCTCGAACCGCGTGGCCAGCGTGACCTCGCGCGTTATGTCACGTACGGTCAGGTCCCCGGTCACCCGCCACTCGTCGTCGGAAACGCGCTCGACCCGTCTGCTGCGGAAGGTGATGTACGGGTGGCGCTCGGCGTTGAAGAAGTCGTCCGAGCGCAGGTGGGCGTCCCTGTCCCCGATCCCTGTATCGATGCTCGCCACGCCGATCCGCGCTTCCACGGTCGACGCCTCCGGCCGCTCTTCGTCGAGGTGGATCCGGCCGTCGAGTTCGTGGAACCGCCCCTTTACGGTGGAGACGACCAGGTGCTTCACGGCGAACTCCGCCACAGAGTGCGCCGGGTCGATCCGCCAGGTCCCAACTCTCGTCTCCAGTGCTGTCATCGTGCCCTCCTTCTGCGGCGTCCGCCGCTTATCTTCGATAAGCTACTCTACTGTGATTATCTAACCCTTGTCAAGCGGCTTACGATGCGTAAGAATAAATCCGTGACGAATTCTCACGAGGACAGCGAGGCCTTCTGCCCCTACTTCCAGCGGGCCATCGAGCTCGTCGGGTCGCGCTGGACGGGCGCGGTGATCCGCGCCCTCAACAGCGGGCTCTACCGCTTCAGCGACCTCACCGCTGCCGTCCCTGGCCTCAGCGACCGCATGCTCTCGGAGCGCCTGAAGGAGCTCGAAGCCGAGGGCATCGTGGAGCGCACCGTCATCCCGGAAACGCCGGTGCGCATCGAGTATCGCCTCACGGAGAAAGGACGCGCCCTGAGCCGCGTCCTCAAGGAAGTCTCGGACTGGGCCGAGACGTGGCTCGCGCCGACGTCGTCCCCGACCGCCTGAGCTGCGGTCAGGCCGTGCCGTTAGACTTTCGCCGGCGTACGTCCCCGAGCCGGCGGCGCAAAGACACTGGCAGCTCCGTGGGCGCACCGGCCCGGTAGCGACGCCGCGCCTGCTGTTGGGCGCCCTCGCGGTCCTGTTGCCGCCTGGCGCCGGCCTTCACGCCCAGCCCGCTAAGCTCGCGCCGCAGCCCGTCGATCTGGAGGCGGAGCATCCCGATCTCGGCGAAGAGGTCGGTCAGTACCTCCTCCGGATCGGCGATGTCATAGCCCTCCTCTGCCCCAGCGTCCTCCAGCGAAAACTCTCCGGCCTCCGGCCCTGTCCTTGCCTCCGAGGCCTCTGGCGCTGAAAGCGCCGCCGCCGTCGCGACGGCCTCCCGCGCGATGCTCGCCCGGTCCTCCGCGGCCGCGCCGGCGCCGCCGCCGCTGTAGGCGTACAGCCGGCGGGTAATGGTCGTGCCGTCGGCGTGCGCGTCCCGGCGCGATAGCAGGGCCGGCGCCGCGCTATAAGCTCCGGCCAGCGCCAGGACGCCGACAATCCCCAGCAACAGATAGATCACAAAGCCGTCCACCGTCCCGGTCCCCCTGATCGAGTGTGGACTGCTTATGGTAAGGCGGGTCTCGCCGCTCCGATATTGGGGTAAACCCTGATAGTCCCGGGCGCCGTGTCTTGCTCGCTAGCGGCCCTCGAACACAGGCGTCCTGCGCTCGAAGAAGGCCTTGCGGGCCTCCTGCGCGTCTTTGCTGGCGAAGGCCTTACGGATGTTCGCCAGCTCGTAGCGCAGCTGGCTCTCGAGGTCGATCCCGGTCGCCCGCCGGACGCCTCGCTTCGTCAGGCGCGTCGTGATTGGCGAGCGTTCGGCCAGGAAGGCGCAATACTCCTTGAGCCGCGCCGGGAAGCGGTCGTCGTCCACGACTTCGCCCACCATGCCCAGGTTCAGCGCCTCCTCCGCCCCGACGGTCCGGTTCTCGAGCAGGAAGCGCATGGCCTGCTCGTAGCCAATTGCCTGCGGCAGCGTCCATGTGAGGCCACCATCCGGTGACGCGCCTATGCGTGGGTAGCCGGCCATGAGCCGGGCGCTGCGCGCCATCAGCCGCACGTCGCACGCCATCGCCAGAGAGAGGCCCGCGCCCACCGCAACGCCGTTGATGCCGCCCACGACCGGCTTGTCGCACACCTCGCGCAACACCAGGCAGAAGCGCCCTACCCAGCCGAGGTCGTCGAGCTGCTGATCGAGCTCCGAAAGCGGCGACGCGCTCTCGCCCGCGCCGCTGAGGTCGAGCCCGGAGCAGAAGGAGTCGCCCGTCCCGGTGATCGCCACCACCCAGACGGAGTCGTCTCGCGCGGCCTCCTCGACCGCCGTGACGACGCCCCACGCCAGTTCGTCAGAGAGGGCGTTCTTCACCTCCGGCCGGTTCAGCATGATCGTCCGTACGCGGCCCTCGTTTTCGACTCGCAGCACTCCGCTCATGGGCCCTCCTTCACTGGGCGCATCGTAACCCGGACAGGCCCGCCCTGGGCGAGGGGTCGCGGCGGGGTTTAGACGTGTATCCGGCGGCTCCGGGACGAAGGCGGCGAGACTATCTCCCGCAGCTTTTCGAGGAAGCGCCTGTTGGCCCGGTCCGGACTCTCGCCGTAGCTGTTCACGGAGTTCTCGATATCCGCGGTGCAGTCCGAACAGAGGACGATAACCTCCCCAAACGCGTGCCAGGAATAGCCTTCCTCGAAGTCGAAGTTGCAGCGCGCGCAGCGTGGTCGCGGTTGACGGCGGGCATCGACGCGAAACTCAGTCACCGCTAACTCCTCCGGCCTCCGGGGTCATTTTGCTGGAAATAATGCCACAACCGCGAGGAAGGTTTGAGGCCGTCTGTCACACGATTTCCCCGCCAGATCAGGGGCCCCAGTCCAGGGGGTACATCACCACGCCGGTGGCGAGCTTCGGGTAGAAGAAAGTCGACTTCTGCGGCATGCGCTCGCCTGCCAGAGCGCAGGCGACCACCTGCTCGACAGGCGTCGGGTTCAGCAGCAGCGCGGCGTCCCATCGTCCCGAGAGCACCTCGCGCGCGGCCTCCTGCGCTGCCTCCGTGAACTCGATCTCCTCCGGCGCAGAACGCGCACCGATCAGCGGCAGCAGGGCATGGTGCAGCACGTTCACGTCCAGGCGCCGCCAGGCCTCGGCGTGGCCCTGTGGTATACGCCTGTCCACTGCTTCTCGGTCCGCCACGCGGATCAGATGCAGGCCGCCCGGGGTCAAGCCTATCGCCCCCAGCGCCGTGCCTCGGGCAGCCTCTTCCGCCATGGCCTCCACGAGGGCCTCGAGGTCGCGCTCCGAGCGCGCGTCGCCGGCGTGGCGCGCTTCGAACACCGGCGCCGGGCGCCCCACAACCTCCGGCCCCGGCGCGCTTTCGAGTCTGACAAGCCGGTGCGTCGGCAAAATGACCAGCCCGGGGTCGTCCATGTCTACCAGCGCCGCGAGGACGAAGTTTTCTGGCTCCTCGCCCGTCCATGACGCCGCCGCTTCCCGGCGTTCATTCCGGTACGCCAGCGCAGTCTCGTAGCGATGGTGGCCGTCGGCGACGTAGAGCTTCTCGCGCTCGAGGTGGCGGTGCACGTAAGCTGCAGCTTCCGGTATCAGCGGTCGCAGGACATGACGCTCCCCTGGGAGCACCGCGTCCAGGATCACAGGCCCGCAGTCCGCGTCGCTGATCAGCGGCTGCGAAGTCGGGCTGCGATACATCGCCAGGATCGGGCTGGTCTGAACCCTTGTCGCGCGCAACAGCTCCAGGCGGTCGGCCTTCGCGGCCGCGCGCGTGTGCTCGTGCGGGAGCACGATCCCCTTCTCCCACTCCTCCAGCCGGAGGCGGCCGAAGATCGCCCTGCGGTTGAAGCGCTCGCCGTGCAGAGTGAACTCCTGGTCGTAAACGTAGAGGCGAGGCTGCGTGTCGAACACCAGCGCTCGCTTCTTCAGCCACGCCTCGATCTGGGCGCGCGCGCGCAGATAGCGGTTATTCGCGGCAGAGTCTTCCGGGCTGGCCGGCCCGTAGTCGACGTTGGCGATGTTGAAGGGGCTGCGCGCGTACAGCTCCGCCGCCCTCTCCGGCGACACGACGTCATAGGGAGGGGCCACCAGCGTAGAGGCGTCGCCAGCCACCTCCGTGTTGTAGCGCAGGGCCGGAAACGGGCGGAAGTCGGCCACGTGGCCATCATAGGCGGCGGGCATGGCGGCGCAAAGGCGCACTGCGGCTCGCGTTGACCCTTCGCCGTCCGGAACCTAGATTGATGGCCAGTGGAGCGGTTTTGCGTTTTCTGCGAGATCATCGCCGGCAGGGAGCCCGCCGACGTCCTCTATCGGGACGAAGAGGTCATCGTCTTCCGCAACCGCCTGCGCTGGGTGCCCGTGATGCTCCTATCTGTCCCCACGCGCCATCTCACCCAGGCGGAATTGTGGAAGGACCTCGGCCGCGTCGGCGAGCTAGCGGTCCAGATGGGGGAGAAGCACTGCCCCGGCGGATTCCGCCTGCTCTCGAACTTTGGCCGCGACGCGATGCAGAGCCAGGATCACGCCCACGTCCACGTCATCGGCGGCACCTTCCTCGGCGAGTACGCCTGAACCGGCGACTCCGGCCGCAGACCCGGCGGCCAAGCGCCCGCGATGCGACTCGGCCCTGACCGGCCCTGGCTGACGGCCTGTGGTGATTCGAAGCCCGCGCGCTCGCTCTCGAGGCCTACAGCACCGGCAGCCCCGAGGCCTCCAGCACCCTGCGCTGCGCCGCGAAGGACTCTTCGATCCCCTTCTCGGCCAGCGTCAGCAGGCGGTCCATCGACTCCTTGTCGAAGGTGCCGTGCTCAGCCGTCCCCTGCACCTCGACGTAGCGCCGCTCCCCGGTCATGACGACGTTGAAGTCTACCTCCGCTTTCGAGTCCTCCTCGTAGCAGAGGTCCAGGAGCGCCCGGCCGTCGACGATGCCCACGCTCGTCGCCGCCACCGGGCAGCGCAGGGGCAGCGAGGCATAGGTGCCCTCTTCGACCAGGCGTTGCATCGCCTGCACCAGCGCGACGTAGGCGCCCGTGATCGACGCGGTCCGCGTGCCGCCGTCGGCCTGAATGACGTCACAGTCGATGGTGAATGTCCGCTCGCCCAGGAGGTCCAGGTTGGCCACGGCCCGAAGCGAGCGGCCGATCAGGCGCTGAATCTCGTGCGTCCGCCCGCCGATCCGGCCCTGCACGGCCTCCCGCTGGGAGCGGGTGTGCGTCGAGCGCGGCAGCATCGAGTACTCGGCCGTTATCCAGCCGCTCGTCGTGCCCCGCAAGAACGCCGGCTGACGGTCCTCGATGCTCACGGCGCAGAGGACGATTGTCTTTCCGACAGTAATCAGCGCCGAGCCCTCCGCGTGTTCCAGAAAGCCGACACGGATATCCAGGGGCCGGAGCATGTCTGGGCGGCGGCCGTCGATGCGCAGCAAAGAGCCTCGCTTTCGCGCGGATTATAACAACCGCACTCGGGGGAGACTAATTGACGGTCAGGCCGCGGCCGGCGGCTGCTCCGCGAGCTGACCCCCGAGCACGCCCTCAGGCCGCCCGGCCTCCAGCTGCCGCCGCATCGACCGCACGTCCTCGGTCAGCGCCGCCACCTCCGCCCGCAGCGCGAAGAGCTCTGAGAACAGCTCATCCGCCAGCGCTGGCGGCGCAGGGTCCGGGGGCCGATGGGATGTCCCGCCCGGCGTCAAATCCGCCCTGGGCGCCAGGCGGCGCCTGTCAATGCGGATTACCGCCGGCTCCGCGCGCCCGCGGCGGAGCGCCTGCAGCGCCGAGGTCGCGGCGACCGCCAGCACGCCGGCGCCGCCAATCGCCACCATAGCCAGCCCGATCTCCTGCATCATCGTCGTGCTGAAATCATCGGCCCGCCGCGCCCGTGGTTTAGCAGCGCCGTCGTTCCTCCCGCGTGGCGCCGGCTACTTCAGTCAGGCACGTGCTCCGCCGCTCCGGTTCGTCCCAGCAGTGGCCTACGTATTACCATGGATCGGTGCCCATCCCCTCACCGGAGCCCGAAGACTAGTGGCCGGCGTCGCGGTAGACAAGGAGCGGACCGAGCAGCGGCCTGGCCTGCTCGCCTATCCCGGCTCCAACTGGGTGCGCAGCACCTTCGAGTCCCTCGGCATCCGCGCCTATCGCGTGCTCTGGATCGGCACCGTCTTCTCCTTCATCGGCTTCATGATGTCCATGACGGCCCAGAACCTGGTCGCATTCGACCTCACCGGCAACAACCGGGCCGTCGGTCTTGTCGCCTTCGGCCAGGGTGTGGCCATGCTCGCCCTCACGCCCTTCGGGGGCGCCATCGCGGACCGCGTCTCGAAGCGCTTCCTGCTCCTCGTTTGCCAGGGCACCATCGGCCTGGTCATGGTCGGCACGGGCGCGCTCATCGCCGGCGACGCGATTACTGTCTTCTGGCTGGCCGCTGGCTCCTTCGTCATCGGCGTCATGTTCTCCTTTCTCGGGCCCACGCGCACCGCCTACATAGGCGAGATCGTGGACGAGGAGCGGCGCGGCAACGCCCTCGCTCTAACCCAGGTCGGCATGAACGCCACCCGCGTCTTCGGCCCCTTCGTCGCCGGCGGCCTCATGGCCTGGGGCGCTGTCGGCTCGGCCGGCACCTATTTCATCATGGGCGGCCTCTTTGCCCTGGTGGTGGTGACGCTGGCACAGTTGCCACCCAGCCGCGGCACCCGTCGCCACTCCAGCATGCTGCGCGACATCCGCCTTGGCATGGCCCACGTGCGCGAGAACCCGCGTCTCCTCCAGGTCGTCGTTGGCTTCATCGCCGTCACGGTGGTCGGCTTTCCGTACATGGTCGTGATGCCTGGCTTCACGCAGGACGTCCTCGGCACCGGCAAAGCCGGTTTCGGCATCATGGTCGGCGTCTCCGCCATTGGCGGCCTGGCCGCCAGCCTGGTCGTCGCCGGCCTGGCCGACTCCTCGAAGGCGCCCGCCCTGCAGCTATTGGCGAGCCTGCTCCTTGGAATCTCCCTGATCCTCACCGGCCTCGCGCCGAACTTCGCGCTCGCCCTGCTGACCATGGTGCTGGCCGGCGCCGGCGGCAGCGCCTTCCAGACGCTGAACAACGCCGTCGCCCTCAAGGAGGCGCACGCAGACTACTTCGGGCGGGTAATGTCGCTGATGATGATGGCCTGGAGCTTCAACGGCCTCATCGGCTTGCCCATCGGCTACCTGGCCGACGAGGCCGGTGAGCGCACCGTCCTCCTGGCGATGGGCGCCGGCGTCTGCGCCATCGTCGCCCTGCTGGCCCTCTGGCGTTTGCGGCTGCCCCAGTCCGCTGCGGACGTGGCCGCGAAGGTCGAGCGCGCCTAGTCCTCAGCGCCCGCCGGCTCAAGCGGTATCACGGCCGGCCGCGGCAGACCGTCCCGAAGCACGGTGACCTCCGTCCCGTAGGCCGAGCGGATCACCTCCGTGGTGAGGACGTTGTCCGGCTCTCCCTCGGCCAGCACGCGGCCCTCGCGCATCAGGACAATGCGGTCGCAGTAGAGCGAAGCCAGTGTCAGGTCGTGGATCGCCGCGAGCACTGCCAGGCCCGACGCCGCCAGCCGCCGCACCAGCGACGCCACCGCCACCTGGTGCCCGATGTCAAGGTTCGCCGTCGGCTCGTCAAGGAGGAGGATTGGCGCCTCCTGAGCGAGCGCCCGTGCCATGACGACAGCCTGCCTCTCGCCGCCAGAGAGCTCGTCGACGCGCCGCTCTGCCAGGTGGCCCGCCCGCGCGCGCTCGAGTGCCGCCTTCGCCCGCCGGTAGTCCTCCGGCCCCTCCTGCTCGAAGAAGCCCAGGTGCGGCGTCCTCCCCATGAGCACCACGTCCAGGACCGTGTATCCCAGGGGCAGCACCGGGTTCTGCGGCACGACCGACACCAGGCGCGCCAGCTCCCGCTGGCCAAGGTCCCGGACCGAGACCTCACCGGCGAGCACGTCACCCCTTTGCCAGGGGACAACGCGCGTGATGGCGCGCACCAGGGTTGTCTTGCCACAGCCGTTCGGGCCAACCACGGCAACGACCTCCCCAGCGCGCGCTTCCAGGCTCACTCCGCGCAACACCGGGCGGCCATCGTAGGACACGTGCAGGTCTCGTACTGAAAGCATCAGAAGAAGGCCTTCTTTTGCCGGCGCAGCAGGTAAAGGAAAAACGGCGCTCCAAAGACGGCCGTAATCACGCCCACCGGCACCTCGCCCGGCCTCACCAGCGTCCGCGCGCCGATGTCTGCCAGGATCATGAAGCAGGCCCCCGCCACGGCCACCAGGGGCAACAGGCGGCGGTAGTCAGGCCCCGCTATCATGCGCACCGCGTGCGGCGCAACCAGCCCTACGAAGCCCACGATGCCAGCGACCGCCACCGCCGCTGCTGCCGCCAGCGATGCTGCCAGCAGCAGCAGCGCGCGCGTGCGCTCGACGTTCACGCCCAGCTGTCTGGCCTGGTGCTCGTCCAGTTGCAGGACGTTGAGCACGCGGCCATGGAGGTAGATGAAGGCCGCCGCGGGCAGCGCGTACGGCAGGATGTACCACATCCGGTACCAGCCGGCGTTGTTGAACCCGCCCAGCAGCCAGTTCAGGATCGTCAGGCTGCTTTCCCGGTTCACGAGCATGAGATAGGAGATCAGTGAAACGGCGATCGACGACAGCGCGACTCCGGCCAGGATCAACGTCGTTGTCGGCGTGTGGCCGGCGATGCGGGCCAGGGCATAGGCCAGCACGACAGCGGCAAGCGCCCCGGCGAACGCAGCCAGCGTGATCACGCTCACGCGTCCGTAGTCCAGCGGCACCTCCAGGACGATGACCACCGTCGCCGCGAGCCCAGCGCCGGACGCGACGCCCAGCAGGTAGGGGTCCGCCAGCGGGTTCCGGAAGACCCCCTGGTAAGCGGCGCCACTGACGCCAAGCGACGCGCCCACCAGGCCGGCAAGCAGCACTCGCGGCAGGCGGATGTCCCAGACAATGACGTCCGTCGCCGCGTCCACGCCGGAATCGAACCCCAGGACGTGAGCCCCGATCACCGCCGCCACGTCCCCGGGCGCGATCCCCGCCGGCCCGATCGCCGCGCCGAGCACGACGCAGCCCGCGAGCGCTAGCAGCGCTGCCGGCAGCACCCATCGCGAGCGGCCCTGGGCCTGTCGAAGCACCCGCCGCGGCAGGCTGATAGCCGCAGCCGCCGCCGTCCTGGTCCCTGCCGCAGTCCGCTCCGACATACAAACATCCCGGCCCAGGTCGGCCGGGATGGGTCGCTCGCGCGACGGCGTCCGCGGCCCTCCTCGGGGCCCATCGACGTCGTCAGGGGCTGGCGGCCTGGCTCTCCTCCGCGGTTGCGAAGGACTACAGTTGCGGGACAGCGCCGGACTTGGACCGGCTTCGCATTTACTCCTCCGGACGGGCCGGAGGACACCCCTGACAGCGCTCTTCTCTTTTGACGCCCGCTCCCGCGGACACTCGAAGTCTAGGTTTCGCCCCCCGGCGCGTCAAACCAGGCTGCTACCACCTGCCGGACACGCCGCGGGCAATGCGCTGCGCATCCACGAACCAGCCGATCACCGTGCTCACGACGCTGATGATGATCGCGCCCAGGATGGCGTCGAACACGCCCTCGACGTCGAAGCGGATGTCGTCATCGATGTTCGCGATCCAGTCCGCGAGGCCCAGGAGCATGGCGTTGAGGACGATGAGGAAGAGCCCCAGAGTGAGGATCGTCGCCGGGATCGAGAGCCAGAAGAGGACCGGGCGCACGTAAAGGTTCAGCAGGCCCAGGATGAGGGCGACGATTAACGTGCTCCCCCAGCCCTCCAGCCGGATGCCGGGCAGGACCTCAGCCGCCACCCAGACCGCGGCCGCCAGGATCAGCCACCGCACGGCAAGGACTACCAGTCGCTCCTGGCTCACGCCCGAAGATTACCATCCCGGCGGTCATGCCGATTGCGCCGCCGGAGTGGACCTCCGGCGGTGGCCTCTCCTGCCCGCACGAGGCTCCATGCGCCGGGAGATCCCGGCTCGGCCCTCAGACACAAGACCCGGCTCGTAATGCTCAAGAGGAGTCACACCGCCAATTCCTGGCTGCGGTGACACGGGGCTGCGGGGAATCGCCCGGCCTCAGCCGCTACACGTGAGCCAGGAACTCGCGCACCACGCGGTTGAAGTGCTCCGGCTCCTCCATGTTCGAGAGGTGGGCGGCACCAGGGATGATCTCCAGCTTCGCGCCGGGGATGCGCTCCGCCATCAACTGCGAGTCCGCTGGCGGGGTCAGGCCGTCCGCCTCGCCGACGATCACCAGCGTCGGCACGCTGATCGAGGCAAGCATTGGCACCGAATCGGGGCGCTCGGCCATCGCCATGAGGTCGCCAGCCATGCCCTGCACCGGCGTGCTCTCCATGATTGCTCGCACCCTGGCAACGAGCTCCGGCCGCTCATCCATCGATTTCTGGCTCAGAAGCCGCCCGATCATCGCCTCAGCGATAGCTCCGGGGCCCCGCTGCTGCGCCGTGAGCGCGCTCTGGAACCGCGCTGCTTTACCCTCAGGCGCGTCCGGCTGGGCGCGCGTGTCAGCCAGGATCAGCCCCCGCACCCGCTCCGGGTACTTCCGCAGGAAGGCGAAGGCGACATAGCCTCCCATCGAGAACCCGCCGATCACCGCCTTGTCGATGCCCAGGTGGTCCATCAGCCCGCGGACGTCATCGGCGTACGTGTCGACCGTCGTCAGCCAGAACGGCGCCTGTGACTCCCCGTGCCCCCGCAGGTCGATCGCGATCACTCGCGCCGCATCGGAAAGGCCCTCTACCTGAGGGTCCCACATCCTCCGGTTCAGCGGGTAGCCGTGGATCAGGACCAGCGGCGTACCCGACCCCTGGTCCGTGTACGCGATCTCGATACCGTTGATCGTTGCGGTCGGCAAGGGCAGTCTCCCTCCTGTTTTCGGCGACTCGAAGCGCTGACGGCTCCTCAGCCGTACTGCGCGAATACTAGCATGGGCCTCCGCGCAGACCACGTCCCCTACTGCCAGGGCCCAATCCTCCTGCCCGGCCTCCCGCCCGCGCGAGGCGACGGGAGCAAGAGGTCTTGACAGCCCGCGGCGTCAGACCTGACGCTACGGCCACGCCCAACCGTAGCAGAGAGGTCTCCCAGTGCACGTGATCCGCGGTTCCTCCGTGCAACTCCAGCGCGCTCGCCGCGAGATCTTCACCGGCGAGGTCGAAACCCACACCTACGTCGACGAGACGCTCGGCGAGCACCTGCGCCTGTCACTCGTGCGCTTCAAGGCCGGGGCCCGCACGAAGTGGCACCGCCACGCCTTCGAGCAGGCCCTCCTCATCACCGAAGGGCGCGGTGTCGTCGCCACAGACGCGGCCGAGCACGTCGTCGAAGCGGGCGATGTCGTCGTAGTGCCCGCGGGCGAGCGCCACTGGCACGGCGGCACGGAGTCGACCGCGATGGCCCACATCTCGATCACGACCCCGGGAGAGACCACCGTCCTCGAGCCCGTCGACCGCATTCGCAGCGCAGGATGACCGAGGAGCGCCGGACGGTCGAAGTGCCCGGCCGCGGCGCCGTTTCCGCCGTCCTCTCCGCCTCGACCGGGGGCGCCTGGCTCTTCGTCTACGCCCACGGCGCGGGCGCTAACCTCGACGACCCCTTTGCCCTGCACGCGGCCGGAGTGCTGCCGCCCCGAGGCATCGGCGTGCTGCGCTTCCAGTTCCTCTACCGGGAGCGTGGCCGCTCGGCCCCCGACCCTAACGGCGTGCTTGAGGACACCTGGCGGGCGGTGCTCGCCGCGGCCCGCCAACTCGCGGCGCCTCGCGGCCTGCGCGTCGTCGCCGGGGGTAGGTCCATGGGCGGCCGTATAGCCTCGCAGGTCGTCGCCGCCGGCGAGGCCGTCGACGCCCTGGCGCTCTTCGCCTACCCCCTGCACCCGCCGGGGCGTCCGCAGCAGCGGCGCGTCGAGCATCTGGCGCTCGTGCAGGTGCCTACGCTGTTCTGCTCCGGCACACGCGACGACTTCGCCACGCCGGACGAGCTCCGCGACGCCGTTTCACTGGTGGCTGGAAGCAGCCTCCACCTGCTCGACTCCGCCGACCACGGCTTCAGTCCGCTGAAGTCCACGGGCCGTAGCAGGCGGGACGTCTGGGACGAGGCCTGCGACGCGCTTGCCGCCTTCCTCTCTGGTCTCGAGGCCTAGGCTTGCGCCTCGAAGTGCCTCTCCAGCACCGGGCCTAGCTCGCGCTTGCGCTCCTCCGGCACCATCGACAATGGCGTGACGATCGCGTCGCGCAGGGCCCGGGCACAGGCGCAGCGATCCCGCGGCGGCGGCCGGGCAGCGACATCCGCGACGATACGCCGCGCCGAGGCGACGTTCTTCTGCAGGTTCGAAAGGATCAACTCCACGGAGACGCGCTCCTCCGAAGCGTGCCACGTGTCGTAGTCCGTCACGCAAGCCAGCGTCGCGTAGCACATGCTCGCCTCGCGGGCCAGCTTCGCCTCCGGCGATGCCGTCATGCCGATGATCGACGCCCCGAGCGCGCGATAAGACTCCGATTCCGCCTGCGTCGAGAACCCCGGGCCCTCCACCACCACCAGCGTGCCGCCCCTGTGCACCCGCGCCCCCTCGCGCTCGGCCGCGGCAGCCAGCGCCTGGCTCAGCGCCGGACAGAACGGCGTATCGAAGGCGATGTGCGCGACGATGCCCCGGCCGAAAAACGACGGGTCCCGCCGGTACGTGCGGTCGATGAGCTGGTCCGGCACCACCATGTCCAGCGGCGCGATCCCCTCTTGCAGGCTTCCCACCGCGGAGACCGACAGCACCTGCCGCACGCCCAGCGAGGCCAGCGCCCAGATGTTCGCCTGCGACGGCAGCTCGCTCGGCGCTATCCGGTGCCCCGCGCCGTGCCGCGCCAGAAATGCCACCTCTGTCTCCCCGACCCGCCCGACCACGATCGCGTCCGAAGGCCGACCGTACGGCGTGTCCATCTCGACTTTCCTGGCGCCAGACACTCCCGCGATCTCGTAGAAGCCGGAGCCGCCAATGATGGCCACGGTCGCCCGCGCACTACTCATAGCGGATCAGCGTCTCCACCGGGTAGTCCAGGCGCTCCCGGCCCCGCAGACCTGCGAGCTCGATCAGGAACACGCAGCCGGCCACGCGTCCGCCGATGAACTCGACCAGCTTCGCGGCGCCCGCCGCCGTCCCACCAGTCGCAATGAGGTCGTCGATGATCACGGCCGTCTGCCCTGGCCTCAGGGCGTCAGCGTGGATGTCGAGTTGGTTCTCCCCGTACTCGAGCGCGTACTCGACCGTCATGCGCTGCGCCGGGAGTTTGCCCGGCTTTCGCACCGGCACGAAAGGCAGGCCCAGCCGCGTCGCCACGGGTGTGCCAAACAGGAACCCGCGCGACTCTATGCCCACGACCGCCTGCGGCCGCATGGCATCCGCAACCTCGCAGTACCAGTCCACCGCCTGCCGCAGCGCCTCGGCGCTCCCGAGGAGGGGCGTGATGTCGCGGAAGAGGACTCCCGGCTGCGGAAAGTCAGGCACGTCCCGGATGAACGACCGCAGGTCTAGCTTCGGCGGCACTTCGCCCGATTGAACTCCATGCCGTCCCGGCAGGTCAAACGCCATCGGCACGCGCTATCGCTATCACGGCTTTCGGACGATTAGCCCCAGGCTCGCGGTGAACCCGTGCAGGAACGTCCTCTGCCCGATCGGCCCGATTTCTCCGTTGCAGAAGAAGCCGGCCACCGGCACGTCGCCAAGCAT encodes the following:
- a CDS encoding YceI family protein: MTALETRVGTWRIDPAHSVAEFAVKHLVVSTVKGRFHELDGRIHLDEERPEASTVEARIGVASIDTGIGDRDAHLRSDDFFNAERHPYITFRSRRVERVSDDEWRVTGDLTVRDITREVTLATRFEGRSHGTAGEVVAFTAETAISRKEFGLKWNAVLESGTVVVGDRVSVVLHIEAVRE
- a CDS encoding helix-turn-helix domain-containing protein, encoding MTNSHEDSEAFCPYFQRAIELVGSRWTGAVIRALNSGLYRFSDLTAAVPGLSDRMLSERLKELEAEGIVERTVIPETPVRIEYRLTEKGRALSRVLKEVSDWAETWLAPTSSPTA
- a CDS encoding enoyl-CoA hydratase-related protein, which encodes MSGVLRVENEGRVRTIMLNRPEVKNALSDELAWGVVTAVEEAARDDSVWVVAITGTGDSFCSGLDLSGAGESASPLSELDQQLDDLGWVGRFCLVLREVCDKPVVGGINGVAVGAGLSLAMACDVRLMARSARLMAGYPRIGASPDGGLTWTLPQAIGYEQAMRFLLENRTVGAEEALNLGMVGEVVDDDRFPARLKEYCAFLAERSPITTRLTKRGVRRATGIDLESQLRYELANIRKAFASKDAQEARKAFFERRTPVFEGR
- a CDS encoding DUF1015 domain-containing protein produces the protein MADFRPFPALRYNTEVAGDASTLVAPPYDVVSPERAAELYARSPFNIANVDYGPASPEDSAANNRYLRARAQIEAWLKKRALVFDTQPRLYVYDQEFTLHGERFNRRAIFGRLRLEEWEKGIVLPHEHTRAAAKADRLELLRATRVQTSPILAMYRSPTSQPLISDADCGPVILDAVLPGERHVLRPLIPEAAAYVHRHLEREKLYVADGHHRYETALAYRNERREAAASWTGEEPENFVLAALVDMDDPGLVILPTHRLVRLESAPGPEVVGRPAPVFEARHAGDARSERDLEALVEAMAEEAARGTALGAIGLTPGGLHLIRVADREAVDRRIPQGHAEAWRRLDVNVLHHALLPLIGARSAPEEIEFTEAAQEAAREVLSGRWDAALLLNPTPVEQVVACALAGERMPQKSTFFYPKLATGVVMYPLDWGP
- a CDS encoding HIT family protein, which produces MERFCVFCEIIAGREPADVLYRDEEVIVFRNRLRWVPVMLLSVPTRHLTQAELWKDLGRVGELAVQMGEKHCPGGFRLLSNFGRDAMQSQDHAHVHVIGGTFLGEYA
- the rph gene encoding ribonuclease PH produces the protein MRIDGRRPDMLRPLDIRVGFLEHAEGSALITVGKTIVLCAVSIEDRQPAFLRGTTSGWITAEYSMLPRSTHTRSQREAVQGRIGGRTHEIQRLIGRSLRAVANLDLLGERTFTIDCDVIQADGGTRTASITGAYVALVQAMQRLVEEGTYASLPLRCPVAATSVGIVDGRALLDLCYEEDSKAEVDFNVVMTGERRYVEVQGTAEHGTFDKESMDRLLTLAEKGIEESFAAQRRVLEASGLPVL
- a CDS encoding MFS transporter, which codes for MAGVAVDKERTEQRPGLLAYPGSNWVRSTFESLGIRAYRVLWIGTVFSFIGFMMSMTAQNLVAFDLTGNNRAVGLVAFGQGVAMLALTPFGGAIADRVSKRFLLLVCQGTIGLVMVGTGALIAGDAITVFWLAAGSFVIGVMFSFLGPTRTAYIGEIVDEERRGNALALTQVGMNATRVFGPFVAGGLMAWGAVGSAGTYFIMGGLFALVVVTLAQLPPSRGTRRHSSMLRDIRLGMAHVRENPRLLQVVVGFIAVTVVGFPYMVVMPGFTQDVLGTGKAGFGIMVGVSAIGGLAASLVVAGLADSSKAPALQLLASLLLGISLILTGLAPNFALALLTMVLAGAGGSAFQTLNNAVALKEAHADYFGRVMSLMMMAWSFNGLIGLPIGYLADEAGERTVLLAMGAGVCAIVALLALWRLRLPQSAADVAAKVERA